A single Flavobacterium sp. 1 DNA region contains:
- the murQ gene encoding N-acetylmuramic acid 6-phosphate etherase, with translation MTFTKTTEQSSKYEHLEKMSVKELITNINQEDQTVPLAVEKALPQIEIVVTEIVSKMKLGGRLFYIGAGTSGRLGILDASECPPTFGVPFDLVVGIIAGGDTAIRKAVENAEDNATQAWLDLQAFNVNENDVVVGIAASGTTPYVIGGLQTCNENNISTGSISCNAGSPLSQTAKFPIEVIVGPEFVTGSSRMKAGTAQKLVLNMITTATMIQLGKVKGNKMVDMQLSNSKLVDRGVKMIMGEIPVTYKEGAELLAKYGSVRKAVDYYNAQ, from the coding sequence ATGACTTTCACCAAAACCACCGAACAATCTTCTAAATACGAACATCTCGAAAAAATGTCAGTTAAAGAACTGATAACTAATATAAATCAAGAAGATCAAACCGTGCCTCTTGCTGTAGAAAAAGCTTTACCACAAATAGAAATAGTAGTAACCGAGATTGTCTCCAAAATGAAATTGGGCGGACGATTATTCTACATTGGAGCTGGAACATCGGGACGTTTGGGAATCCTGGATGCTTCTGAATGTCCTCCTACTTTTGGAGTACCATTTGATTTGGTTGTTGGTATCATTGCCGGCGGGGACACTGCTATCCGCAAAGCTGTAGAAAATGCCGAAGATAATGCAACACAAGCTTGGCTAGATTTACAGGCTTTTAATGTAAACGAAAATGATGTTGTGGTGGGTATTGCAGCTTCGGGAACAACGCCTTATGTCATTGGAGGTTTACAAACCTGCAACGAAAATAATATTAGCACCGGAAGTATTTCCTGCAACGCTGGAAGTCCGCTTTCGCAGACAGCAAAATTCCCAATCGAAGTCATTGTAGGGCCAGAATTTGTAACTGGAAGCTCAAGAATGAAAGCCGGAACTGCCCAGAAATTAGTTCTAAATATGATTACCACTGCCACGATGATTCAGCTTGGAAAAGTGAAAGGAAACAAAATGGTGGATATGCAGTTAAGCAACAGCAAACTAGTCGACCGCGGTGTAAAAATGATCATGGGAGAAATTCCTGTAACTTATAAAGAAGGTGCTGAACTGCTGGCAAAATATGGCAGTGTTCGAAAAGCTGTTGATTATTATAATGCTCAGTAA
- a CDS encoding DUF6095 family protein, translating to MANKEHLAKGIKYLTGALPLMFIGPTVIYNAFMNQHTNWHYLVLAIGIIACLASMYLMFVGLKIIMKGIFND from the coding sequence ATGGCTAACAAAGAACACTTAGCAAAAGGAATTAAATATTTAACGGGTGCTTTACCGCTCATGTTTATTGGCCCAACCGTTATTTATAATGCTTTTATGAACCAGCATACCAATTGGCATTATTTGGTTTTAGCCATAGGAATCATTGCTTGTTTAGCTTCTATGTATTTAATGTTTGTGGGATTAAAAATAATAATGAAAGGCATATTTAACGACTAA
- a CDS encoding pentapeptide repeat-containing protein yields MEDLIHIQKTFEKITYIGKKINNREFEDCVFKNCDFSNSDFSNNSFMDCEFIECNLSMTQLGGSSLKTVNFKNCKLMGIQFQSCLDFLFNVQFQDCMLDYSSFANKKMPKTKFNSCSLKEVTFIGTNLTQSIFGNCNLDNAIFNDTILAGADFTTAYNYKIDPEFNPMKKAKFSSQGIAGLLDKYDIKIE; encoded by the coding sequence ATGGAAGACCTAATACACATTCAAAAGACATTTGAAAAAATCACCTATATAGGAAAGAAGATTAACAATCGTGAATTTGAAGATTGCGTTTTTAAGAACTGTGATTTTTCGAATAGTGATTTTTCGAATAATAGTTTTATGGATTGTGAATTCATAGAATGTAATCTATCGATGACCCAATTGGGAGGCTCTAGCTTGAAGACTGTAAACTTCAAGAACTGTAAACTAATGGGGATTCAATTTCAATCGTGTCTGGATTTTTTGTTTAATGTACAATTTCAAGATTGCATGTTGGACTATAGTTCTTTTGCGAATAAAAAAATGCCCAAAACCAAATTTAATTCCTGTTCCTTGAAAGAAGTCACTTTTATCGGGACCAATTTAACCCAATCGATTTTTGGGAATTGTAATTTGGACAATGCCATTTTTAACGATACTATTTTGGCTGGCGCTGATTTTACCACAGCATATAATTATAAAATAGACCCCGAATTCAACCCAATGAAAAAAGCTAAATTTTCCAGTCAGGGAATTGCTGGTCTTTTGGATAAATACGATATAAAAATTGAGTAA
- the tnpA gene encoding IS200/IS605 family transposase, whose translation MANTYSQIYIQIVFAVQNRKSLIGHSWEEELYKYITGIITNKDQKLLTINGMPDHIHIFIGMRPTCCLSDLVREIKKASNSFIKDNNFCPLGFNWQDGFGAFSYSHSQLSNVIEYIQNQKTHHQKKTFKEEYLDFLEKFNIEFKNEYLFEWFEN comes from the coding sequence ATGGCAAATACCTATTCCCAAATTTATATTCAAATTGTTTTTGCAGTTCAAAATCGAAAATCTCTTATTGGTCATTCATGGGAAGAAGAATTATATAAATACATAACGGGAATAATAACAAATAAAGACCAAAAATTATTAACAATAAATGGAATGCCTGATCATATTCATATCTTTATTGGAATGAGGCCAACGTGCTGTTTGTCGGATTTGGTTAGAGAAATCAAAAAAGCATCAAATAGTTTTATAAAAGACAATAATTTTTGTCCATTAGGTTTTAATTGGCAGGATGGTTTTGGAGCATTTTCATACAGTCATAGTCAATTGAGCAATGTTATCGAATATATCCAAAACCAGAAAACACATCATCAGAAGAAAACTTTCAAAGAAGAATATTTAGATTTTTTAGAAAAATTCAATATAGAATTTAAAAATGAATATTTATTCGAATGGTTTGAAAATTAA
- a CDS encoding DUF1572 family protein, translated as MNATTSYLESVKKQFLYYKMLGEKAMEQLEPEQLFVSVNEDTNSIAVIIKHLSGNMLSRWTDFLTTDGEKETRNRDGEFENDLQTKGQVLTTWNAGWDCFLGTLESLQPEQLSEIIYIRNEGHTVIEAINRQLAHYPYHIGQIVFYAKQLKNSEWESLSIPKNKSNSYNADKFAQEKSIKNFTEEEFRRLK; from the coding sequence ATGAATGCAACAACTTCCTATCTTGAAAGCGTAAAAAAGCAATTTCTCTACTATAAAATGTTGGGAGAAAAAGCAATGGAGCAACTGGAACCAGAACAGCTTTTTGTATCTGTAAATGAAGATACAAATAGCATTGCCGTGATTATAAAACACCTTTCAGGAAATATGCTGTCGCGCTGGACAGATTTCTTGACCACCGATGGAGAAAAAGAAACGAGAAATCGGGATGGTGAATTTGAAAATGATTTGCAGACAAAAGGCCAAGTATTAACTACTTGGAATGCCGGCTGGGACTGCTTTTTAGGAACTTTGGAGAGTTTACAGCCAGAACAGCTTTCGGAAATTATTTATATTAGGAATGAGGGACATACTGTTATTGAAGCCATCAACAGACAATTGGCGCATTATCCGTATCATATTGGACAAATTGTTTTTTATGCCAAACAACTTAAAAATAGCGAATGGGAAAGTTTATCGATTCCTAAGAATAAATCGAACAGTTATAATGCTGATAAATTTGCACAAGAGAAATCAATTAAAAATTTTACAGAAGAAGAATTTAGAAGATTGAAATAA
- a CDS encoding DNA topoisomerase IV, which translates to MKKIILLLPLLLLMSCYDMERNCADFKTGKFKFEYEINGVKKTTVFERNDSIEIETFEGKTDTSTVRWVNDCEYVLQKKHPKNKAEEKAIDMKILTTTKNSYTFEFGMVGVDQKQKGTVIKIAD; encoded by the coding sequence ATGAAAAAAATAATACTGCTCCTCCCATTACTGCTACTAATGTCCTGCTATGATATGGAGCGTAATTGTGCCGACTTTAAAACCGGAAAATTTAAATTTGAATATGAAATTAATGGTGTAAAAAAGACGACTGTATTTGAGCGCAATGATAGTATTGAAATTGAGACTTTTGAAGGCAAAACAGATACTTCAACAGTACGTTGGGTAAATGACTGCGAATACGTTTTACAGAAAAAACACCCGAAAAATAAGGCTGAAGAGAAAGCAATTGATATGAAAATCTTGACAACTACCAAAAATTCTTATACCTTTGAATTTGGAATGGTAGGTGTTGACCAAAAACAAAAAGGAACGGTTATCAAGATTGCAGATTAA
- a CDS encoding TerC family protein — protein sequence MEVFLNPDAWIALLTLTFLEIVLGIDNIIFISIATGKLAIEDRKKATKVGMFLAMFMRIALLFGINFLTQMKKPWFSIDWSWLHAGVTGQSLILLFGGLFLIYKSTNEIREKVDEKGHEEKELGKAAAKSFQSVILQIIMIDLVFSFDSILTAVGMTNGVEGALVIMITAVVISVMIMMQFAVPVGNFVNKHPSIQILGLSFLILIGFMLLTESAHLSNALIFGSHVTPVPKGYLYFAISFSLFVEIINMRVTKKK from the coding sequence ATGGAAGTATTTTTGAACCCCGATGCTTGGATTGCCTTGCTGACATTGACTTTTCTCGAAATTGTTTTAGGTATTGACAACATCATTTTTATCTCAATTGCAACTGGAAAATTAGCCATAGAAGACCGCAAAAAAGCAACCAAAGTAGGTATGTTTTTGGCTATGTTTATGCGGATTGCGCTTTTGTTTGGAATTAATTTTTTAACCCAAATGAAAAAACCTTGGTTTAGCATTGACTGGAGCTGGCTGCATGCCGGAGTTACGGGTCAAAGTCTTATTTTATTATTTGGCGGTTTGTTCCTGATATATAAAAGCACTAATGAGATTCGTGAAAAAGTAGACGAAAAAGGTCATGAAGAAAAAGAACTGGGTAAAGCGGCCGCAAAATCTTTCCAGAGTGTGATTCTGCAGATTATAATGATTGACTTGGTTTTTTCTTTTGACAGTATTTTGACTGCTGTAGGAATGACTAACGGTGTTGAAGGCGCTTTGGTTATCATGATTACAGCTGTTGTTATTTCGGTTATGATTATGATGCAATTTGCGGTTCCTGTTGGGAATTTTGTAAATAAGCATCCATCGATACAAATATTAGGTTTATCCTTTTTGATTTTAATTGGGTTCATGTTATTGACCGAAAGTGCTCATTTATCTAATGCTCTTATTTTTGGGAGTCATGTAACTCCAGTGCCAAAAGGGTATTTGTATTTTGCCATTTCGTTCTCTTTATTTGTAGAAATAATAAATATGAGAGTGACTAAAAAGAAATAA
- the nrtS gene encoding nitrate/nitrite transporter NrtS: MLSKNIKNALIIAVVVGTILNTINSYDVIWQSNFTFKNVLRIVLTYITPFCVSLYSSTLASKSFEKTNTKNTVAEK; the protein is encoded by the coding sequence ATGCTTTCTAAAAACATAAAAAATGCTTTGATTATTGCCGTTGTAGTGGGTACTATATTGAACACGATTAACAGTTATGATGTGATTTGGCAAAGCAATTTCACGTTTAAAAATGTTTTAAGAATTGTATTAACATACATAACTCCTTTTTGTGTTTCCTTATATTCTTCTACATTAGCATCAAAATCATTCGAAAAAACAAATACTAAAAACACAGTTGCCGAAAAGTAG
- a CDS encoding DUF294 nucleotidyltransferase-like domain-containing protein translates to MKNTISQRVADFLKNFPPFTFLNQNDIEVLSEQISIIYKEKDSVIFAENDETHDSFYVVHKGAVALRKGLTNDTIDMCDEGDIFGLRPLIANENYQMEARAYEETILYAIPIDIFRPYALVNKNVGDFLIQSFASNTHNPYSESYRGKLYGETLAGDLLDTNHKILDIQPVKYSKRIVTCSSITTAKEIAQIMTKKNVGAILVVEDKLPIGIITDKDLRNKIVTGEYPITSAASIIMTSPVITYPKKLTTTQAQMAMMKSNISHICLTKDGTPNTKAIGILSKHDVMVSLGNNPAVLIKAVKRAKKYKEIKPIRASIMQLLQGYLDQNIPITLTSKIITELNDVCIQQVITIALKKMSTPPPVKFGWLAMGSQGRSEQLLQTDQDNALVYEDVAEELKEKTKKYFLELASHVNKGLFEIGYEYCPAEMMASNPKWCLSLEEWKKLVHHWITNTGKDEVLLSFIFFDYSLSYGDSELVNKLSDYILEDIKANPVFYLHLVSGALQSPSPTGFFRQFLLEQDGANKDFFDIKRRALMPLSDAARVLILSHAVKSISNTPERFEKLAELEPQNRELYLSCAYSYKALLKFRTKQGLLHNDSGQYIALEHLTKLEKIKLKSTFKTIKELQEIISIRFNPSNIL, encoded by the coding sequence ATGAAAAATACTATTTCGCAGAGAGTTGCCGATTTCCTAAAGAACTTCCCTCCTTTTACTTTTTTAAATCAAAATGATATTGAAGTTCTTTCGGAACAGATTTCAATTATTTATAAAGAAAAAGACAGCGTTATTTTTGCCGAAAACGACGAAACCCACGATTCCTTTTATGTTGTCCATAAAGGCGCAGTGGCACTTAGAAAAGGACTGACAAACGACACCATTGATATGTGTGATGAAGGAGATATCTTTGGACTAAGACCTCTCATTGCAAATGAAAACTACCAAATGGAAGCGAGAGCTTATGAAGAAACCATTCTTTATGCTATTCCAATAGACATTTTCAGACCCTATGCTTTAGTAAATAAAAATGTTGGGGATTTTTTAATTCAAAGTTTTGCTTCTAATACACATAACCCCTATTCTGAAAGCTACAGAGGAAAACTGTATGGCGAAACCTTAGCAGGAGATCTTTTGGATACTAATCACAAAATACTGGATATTCAGCCCGTAAAATATTCAAAAAGAATAGTAACCTGTTCGTCAATAACCACTGCCAAAGAGATTGCTCAAATAATGACCAAAAAAAATGTAGGCGCTATACTTGTCGTTGAAGATAAGCTTCCTATTGGCATTATTACAGATAAAGATTTAAGAAATAAAATTGTTACCGGCGAGTATCCCATTACATCGGCTGCCTCAATAATAATGACTAGTCCCGTTATTACATATCCTAAAAAACTGACCACTACACAAGCGCAAATGGCCATGATGAAAAGTAACATCAGCCATATATGCCTAACTAAAGATGGTACGCCAAATACTAAAGCCATTGGTATTCTTTCCAAACACGACGTGATGGTATCATTAGGAAATAATCCAGCTGTATTAATAAAAGCTGTGAAAAGAGCCAAAAAATACAAGGAAATAAAACCCATACGAGCTAGTATCATGCAATTGCTGCAAGGCTATTTAGATCAAAACATACCAATAACATTGACATCAAAAATCATCACCGAATTAAATGATGTTTGTATTCAGCAGGTTATTACTATAGCTTTAAAAAAAATGAGTACACCGCCGCCAGTAAAATTTGGATGGCTGGCCATGGGAAGCCAAGGGCGAAGTGAACAATTATTGCAAACCGATCAGGATAATGCCTTGGTCTATGAAGATGTTGCCGAAGAATTAAAAGAGAAAACTAAAAAATACTTTTTAGAATTGGCATCTCATGTCAACAAAGGATTATTTGAAATTGGATACGAATATTGTCCTGCCGAAATGATGGCATCTAACCCAAAATGGTGTTTAAGTCTAGAAGAATGGAAAAAACTAGTACACCATTGGATCACAAATACTGGAAAAGATGAAGTTCTCCTGTCCTTTATATTTTTTGATTACAGCCTCTCTTATGGTGATAGCGAACTTGTGAACAAACTCTCCGACTATATTTTAGAAGACATCAAAGCAAACCCCGTATTTTATCTTCATTTAGTAAGCGGCGCTTTGCAAAGTCCATCTCCTACTGGATTTTTTAGACAGTTTCTATTAGAACAAGATGGAGCTAACAAAGATTTCTTCGATATAAAAAGAAGAGCATTAATGCCGTTGAGTGATGCTGCGAGAGTATTGATTTTATCCCATGCGGTAAAGTCAATCAGCAATACTCCGGAACGTTTTGAGAAATTGGCAGAATTGGAACCACAAAACAGAGAATTATACTTATCCTGCGCCTATTCGTATAAAGCGCTTTTAAAATTCAGAACCAAACAAGGGCTTCTTCACAACGATTCCGGGCAATATATTGCCTTAGAACATCTTACCAAATTAGAAAAAATCAAACTGAAAAGCACCTTTAAAACCATTAAAGAACTGCAGGAAATTATCTCCATTCGTTTTAATCCATCAAATATATTGTAA
- a CDS encoding PolC-type DNA polymerase III, which yields MKNIFEEWKTDLLDFLKISKKPIDEALLHSVESTRFVVLDTETTGFDYDNDRMLCIGAITLHNGVIAISESFEKYIHQDHYDKKSVQIHGILKDLVMDKPSELEVLQEFLIFLGDSIIIAHHTIFDITMINRALERNGMPLLTNKTLDTAFLYKKTLIKSNLLEYKDHYALDDLADKFDISKKDRHTAMGDAYITAIAFLKIVKKLKEKKGKGEFLLNDLFKY from the coding sequence ATGAAAAACATTTTTGAAGAATGGAAAACAGACCTGCTTGATTTTTTAAAAATATCAAAAAAACCAATTGATGAAGCACTCTTACACAGCGTTGAAAGTACACGCTTTGTAGTCTTAGACACTGAAACCACTGGTTTTGATTATGATAATGACCGAATGCTCTGCATAGGTGCGATTACTTTGCACAATGGAGTCATTGCTATTTCTGAAAGTTTTGAAAAGTACATACACCAAGATCATTATGATAAAAAGAGTGTTCAAATACATGGTATTTTGAAGGATCTTGTCATGGATAAACCCAGCGAATTAGAAGTATTGCAAGAGTTTTTGATTTTCTTGGGAGATTCAATTATTATTGCCCATCATACCATATTTGACATAACGATGATCAATCGTGCATTGGAACGAAATGGTATGCCGCTGCTAACGAACAAAACTTTGGATACGGCATTTCTCTACAAAAAAACACTTATCAAGTCAAATCTATTAGAATATAAAGACCATTACGCTCTTGATGACCTCGCTGATAAATTTGATATTTCCAAAAAAGACCGCCATACCGCAATGGGCGATGCTTATATTACTGCTATTGCCTTCTTGAAAATTGTAAAAAAATTAAAAGAAAAAAAAGGAAAAGGCGAATTTCTTCTTAATGATTTGTTCAAATACTAA
- a CDS encoding MFS transporter: MNNQTIGKYRWTICALLFFATTINYMDRQVIGYLKPLFSEPIEKGGLNWSNTDYALVLSLFTGFYALMTFFAGFVIDKIGTKKGLSYSLIIWSVFGILNAFVGSLAIVHAIVRSLFGIGEAGNFPASNKTIAEWFPKKERALAIGIFNSGSNVGAMIASLAVPAIAYAVWFDGAIQGWQMAYIITGAVGLIWLFFWYMLYDTPSRQERLSKAEYDYIHSDDEVVAITEDDEIPTKAPWHRLFAYKQTWAFVLGKFLTDGIWWFLLFWLPDFMKQQFNMEGHEIMVPLFVVYAVAIIGSVSGGSLPMFLMNKGMEAYKARMTAMLIIAVLPLALILTPYFGNVAHFEGRAYIYALIVICIGAAAHQAWSANLFTTVSDMFPKKTVGAVTGIGGLAGGIGGVLVQQFAGRLTDHYKAIGETAATAQNLVGDAAEALVQSHVQTAYAIMFALCASAYLIAWVVMKILVPKHSPITDL; encoded by the coding sequence ATGAACAACCAAACCATTGGTAAATACAGGTGGACCATTTGTGCCTTACTTTTTTTTGCAACTACAATCAATTATATGGATCGTCAAGTAATTGGATATCTGAAACCCCTATTTTCAGAGCCAATAGAAAAAGGCGGACTAAATTGGAGTAATACAGATTATGCACTTGTACTTTCACTATTTACTGGATTTTATGCTTTGATGACATTTTTTGCAGGATTCGTTATTGATAAAATTGGCACAAAAAAAGGTCTTTCTTATTCATTAATTATTTGGTCCGTTTTTGGGATTTTAAATGCATTTGTGGGAAGTTTGGCAATAGTCCATGCAATTGTGCGATCATTATTTGGAATTGGCGAAGCGGGAAACTTCCCTGCTTCAAATAAAACTATTGCCGAATGGTTTCCTAAAAAAGAACGAGCATTAGCAATTGGTATTTTCAACTCAGGTTCCAATGTTGGCGCCATGATTGCATCCTTGGCCGTACCAGCTATTGCCTATGCAGTTTGGTTTGACGGAGCTATACAAGGTTGGCAAATGGCTTACATCATAACTGGAGCCGTTGGACTTATATGGTTGTTTTTTTGGTATATGCTTTACGATACTCCCTCAAGACAAGAACGTCTCTCAAAAGCCGAATATGATTACATCCACAGTGACGATGAAGTTGTTGCAATAACCGAAGATGATGAAATTCCCACTAAAGCCCCATGGCATCGTTTATTTGCTTACAAACAAACATGGGCTTTTGTATTAGGTAAATTTTTAACCGACGGTATCTGGTGGTTTTTATTATTCTGGCTACCTGACTTTATGAAACAACAATTTAATATGGAAGGCCACGAAATCATGGTTCCTCTGTTTGTAGTTTATGCTGTTGCTATTATAGGCAGTGTTTCAGGAGGTAGTTTACCAATGTTCTTAATGAATAAAGGTATGGAAGCATACAAAGCGCGTATGACTGCAATGCTAATAATTGCAGTTCTTCCTTTGGCGTTGATTCTTACTCCCTACTTTGGAAATGTGGCGCATTTTGAAGGTAGAGCCTATATCTACGCATTAATTGTAATTTGTATTGGTGCTGCCGCACACCAAGCATGGTCGGCAAACTTGTTTACAACAGTTTCTGATATGTTCCCTAAGAAAACGGTTGGGGCTGTAACTGGTATTGGAGGACTAGCTGGTGGCATTGGAGGTGTTTTAGTTCAACAATTTGCTGGACGTTTAACAGATCATTATAAAGCTATTGGCGAAACAGCAGCAACTGCACAAAACCTTGTTGGTGATGCCGCAGAGGCCTTGGTTCAGAGTCACGTTCAAACAGCTTATGCAATAATGTTTGCATTATGCGCTAGCGCTTATTTGATTGCATGGGTAGTAATGAAAATATTAGTGCCTAAACACAGTCCAATTACAGATTTATAA
- the kduI gene encoding 5-dehydro-4-deoxy-D-glucuronate isomerase, which yields MTKYSSRYASSPDAVKQYDTKQLRDEFLIDDLMKEDEITLTYSHYDRYIAGSAVPVKDLTLETIDPLKAGYFLERREMGIINVGGNGSVVVEGTTYELGFKDALYIGSGNKEVIFKSADSKNPAKFYINSAPAHTNYPTKKVSLAEAKKLELGTMETANHRTVNQMIIGGVVTTCQLQMGMTELRPGSVWNTMPAHVHDRRMEVYFYLDIPENQAVCHFMGQPQETRHIWMNNHQAVISPPWSIHSGSGTSNYTFIWGMAGENLDYGDMDVCKITELR from the coding sequence ATGACAAAATATAGTTCAAGATACGCTTCTAGCCCTGATGCGGTAAAACAATATGATACAAAACAGTTAAGAGACGAATTCCTGATTGATGATTTAATGAAGGAAGATGAGATTACATTAACTTATTCTCATTATGACCGTTATATTGCGGGTTCGGCAGTACCAGTTAAAGATTTAACATTGGAAACAATAGATCCATTGAAAGCTGGTTACTTCTTAGAGCGCAGAGAAATGGGAATTATAAATGTTGGCGGGAATGGCTCTGTTGTTGTTGAAGGAACAACTTATGAATTAGGTTTTAAAGATGCCTTATATATTGGAAGCGGTAACAAAGAAGTAATTTTCAAAAGTGCCGATTCAAAAAATCCTGCTAAATTTTATATCAACTCTGCTCCTGCCCATACTAATTATCCAACTAAAAAAGTAAGCTTAGCTGAAGCTAAAAAACTGGAACTGGGCACAATGGAAACAGCCAATCACCGTACAGTAAATCAAATGATTATTGGTGGTGTAGTTACTACTTGTCAATTGCAGATGGGTATGACTGAATTAAGACCTGGAAGTGTTTGGAACACTATGCCTGCTCACGTTCATGATCGCAGAATGGAAGTTTATTTCTATTTGGACATTCCAGAAAACCAGGCAGTTTGCCACTTTATGGGACAACCGCAGGAAACAAGACATATTTGGATGAACAATCATCAGGCTGTTATTTCTCCGCCATGGTCAATTCACTCTGGTTCAGGCACAAGCAACTATACGTTTATTTGGGGAATGGCTGGCGAAAACTTAGACTATGGAGATATGGATGTCTGCAAAATAACAGAATTAAGATAA
- a CDS encoding gluconate 5-dehydrogenase, whose protein sequence is MSINLFDLTGKTALVTGAVHGLGMAMAKGLGHAGAKIVINDRSSQEIVDNAVAEYKSVGIDAYGYIFDVTDEVAVIENIKKIEAEVGPIDILINNAGIIKRTPIIEMEVKDFSEVINVDLISPFIMSKAVAKGMIARGTGGKIINICSMMSELGRDTVSAYASAKGGLKMLTKSMATEWAKFNIQTNGIGPGYFATTQTAPIRVDGHPFNDFIISRTPANRWGDPEDLQGAAVFLSSKASDFVNGHILYVDGGILATIGKPSNE, encoded by the coding sequence ATGTCAATCAACCTTTTTGATTTAACTGGAAAAACAGCACTCGTAACTGGGGCAGTTCATGGACTTGGAATGGCAATGGCAAAAGGACTTGGTCATGCTGGTGCAAAAATTGTAATAAATGACCGTTCTTCACAAGAAATAGTTGATAATGCTGTTGCTGAATACAAATCAGTAGGAATTGATGCTTACGGATATATATTTGATGTAACGGATGAAGTTGCCGTAATCGAAAATATAAAAAAAATAGAAGCTGAAGTTGGTCCAATCGATATTTTAATCAATAACGCAGGAATCATCAAAAGAACTCCAATTATTGAAATGGAAGTTAAAGATTTTTCAGAGGTAATCAATGTAGATTTAATTAGTCCTTTTATCATGTCAAAAGCAGTTGCTAAAGGAATGATTGCTCGTGGAACCGGAGGAAAAATCATCAACATCTGTTCAATGATGAGCGAATTAGGTAGAGATACTGTAAGTGCTTATGCTTCTGCAAAAGGCGGTTTAAAAATGCTGACTAAAAGTATGGCAACTGAGTGGGCTAAATTTAACATTCAAACTAATGGAATTGGACCTGGATACTTTGCAACTACCCAGACAGCACCAATTAGAGTAGACGGACACCCATTTAACGATTTCATTATTAGCAGAACACCAGCTAACCGTTGGGGAGATCCAGAAGATTTACAAGGTGCTGCTGTATTCTTGTCTTCAAAAGCAAGTGATTTTGTAAACGGTCATATCCTTTATGTTGATGGTGGAATACTAGCAACTATTGGAAAACCATCAAACGAGTAA